One Amorphoplanes digitatis genomic window carries:
- a CDS encoding cytidylyltransferase domain-containing protein, with product MRTLGIVQARMGSSRLPGKVLRRLGGRTVLCRVVGAARDSGVLDDLVVATTTEEVDDPVVAECEAIGVGVHRGPVDDVLSRFLGVLDAGADDYDAVLRFTADCPLLDPELIMLAAGVFAATPSLDYLSTSIARTLPRGLDVEIVRTEVLREIDKLATEHHRTHVTSYVYSHPHDYNVLGLTLQPDLSHLRLTLDTEDDWRLIEAVVAHFGDRPVPVRALAGWLAGRPELTVLNAHVRQKELAQA from the coding sequence ATGCGAACACTCGGCATCGTCCAGGCCCGGATGGGCTCCTCCCGGCTGCCCGGCAAGGTGCTCCGCAGACTCGGCGGCCGAACCGTGCTGTGCCGGGTGGTCGGCGCCGCCCGCGACAGCGGCGTGCTCGACGACCTGGTCGTCGCCACCACCACCGAGGAGGTCGACGACCCGGTGGTTGCCGAGTGCGAGGCGATCGGCGTCGGCGTGCACCGCGGCCCGGTCGACGACGTGCTCAGCCGCTTCCTCGGCGTGCTCGACGCCGGCGCGGACGACTACGACGCGGTGCTGCGCTTCACCGCCGACTGCCCGCTGCTCGACCCGGAGCTGATCATGCTGGCCGCCGGCGTCTTCGCCGCCACCCCGTCGCTTGACTACCTGAGCACCTCGATAGCGCGCACGCTGCCGCGCGGGCTCGACGTCGAGATCGTCCGAACCGAGGTGCTGCGCGAGATCGACAAGCTCGCCACCGAGCATCACCGCACGCACGTGACCTCGTACGTCTACTCGCACCCGCACGATTACAACGTGCTCGGCCTGACGTTGCAGCCGGACCTGTCCCACCTGCGGCTCACCCTCGACACCGAGGACGACTGGCGGCTCATCGAGGCCGTCGTCGCGCACTTCGGCGACCGCCCGGTGCCGGTGCGTGCCCTGGCCGGCTGGCTCGCCGGCCGCCCGGAGCTGACCGTGCTCAACGCGCACGTACGCCAGAAGGAGCTCGCGCAGGCGTGA
- a CDS encoding helix-turn-helix transcriptional regulator produces the protein MEQVRVALQASDPLVQAGLASYLQSRPELTLLRPADRAQAKVLVVCAERLSAEVIALLRRCAAELGAPVVLITNEITETELLTAVECRVVAILPRAAVTADRLAHSVLAAAAGGGVMPPNLVGELLKHIERLQRDVLTPNGLNTSGLTPREIDVLRLMADGLDTSEIAGELSYSERTVKNVIYGVTHRLKLRNRSHAVAYALRSGMI, from the coding sequence GTGGAACAGGTGCGAGTGGCCTTGCAGGCGTCGGACCCGCTCGTCCAGGCGGGACTCGCCAGCTATCTGCAGTCACGCCCGGAGCTGACGCTGCTGCGCCCCGCCGACCGCGCACAGGCCAAGGTCCTGGTCGTCTGCGCCGAGCGGCTGAGCGCCGAGGTCATCGCCCTGCTGCGCCGCTGCGCGGCCGAGCTGGGCGCGCCGGTCGTGCTCATCACCAATGAGATCACCGAGACCGAGCTGCTCACCGCCGTCGAGTGCCGGGTGGTCGCGATCCTGCCCCGGGCCGCCGTGACCGCCGACCGCCTCGCGCACAGCGTGCTCGCCGCGGCGGCCGGCGGCGGCGTCATGCCGCCGAACCTGGTCGGCGAGCTGCTCAAGCACATCGAACGCCTCCAGCGCGACGTGCTCACCCCGAACGGGCTGAACACCTCGGGCCTGACGCCCCGCGAGATCGACGTGCTGCGGCTGATGGCTGACGGCCTCGACACCAGCGAGATCGCCGGCGAGCTCAGCTACTCCGAGCGCACCGTGAAGAACGTGATCTACGGTGTCACCCACCGGCTGAAGCTGCGCAATCGTTCGCACGCGGTCGCGTACGCGTTGCGCTCCGGCATGATCTGA
- a CDS encoding BTAD domain-containing putative transcriptional regulator, producing the protein MAAEHEGLDLRLLGPVRAWRDGTEIPLGSARCTAVFSALALHADQVVSREQLVAAVWGDDPPASATGNVYTYVSALRRALEPGRDRWAAGRTLTSGAGGYRLHVPGPAVDVHRFEALRERSRRHRAAGDQRAELAELEAAMGLWRGEALTGVPGRYAEAQRLRLTELRLATAERRATLLVELGRHDEAISTLRMLVTAYPLQENLHAVLMSALHAAGRRAEACEVYDRLRDLLRDETGTEPGAALRAVHGRVLGRDRGGAGPAPAAVFVGRTAELRLLRDAVAAAAAGRGGSVWLKGAPGMGKSALLAAALRDAARPGCRIGWGVGDELARRMPLGVLRECVESAGAGDGEPLAADGPEPGIVDRTVATIRRAAAEGPLVLVIDDLELADDATLRVWTALHALTGELPLLLVGAGGPADGDRRLDELRSLHPGEVVLPGLTPADAAALVWRTAAGPPEPRILRRLLADAGGNPCYLRHLAAGAWREPGGPLPAELVAAVTAHLGPFAEETRQILRAVAFLGADSGRHVGCTVPEVAAVTGRPADEIQRVLAPARAAGVLGAGPRLVFRHRIVARVLHEGTPTALRLMLHRSFAEKVAAAGGAPELVVAQLLAGPVPPGPWAGRWLAGHVEQLWARAPKPTIAVLQRARAQYTVDHDTRVELTAWLARLLFLQGHGAVAEAGWVAARATDPALEAEMRWIVAGTHERRGDHAAAADVVRLVLAARRAPEPWLGRFRTLLTRLRTDLPGDPAAPITRTAGSADPISVIG; encoded by the coding sequence ATGGCGGCAGAGCACGAGGGCCTGGACCTCCGCCTGCTCGGCCCCGTACGCGCCTGGCGGGACGGCACCGAGATCCCGCTGGGCTCGGCCCGGTGCACGGCCGTGTTCAGCGCGCTCGCCCTGCACGCCGACCAGGTCGTCTCCCGCGAGCAGCTGGTCGCCGCGGTCTGGGGCGACGACCCGCCGGCGAGCGCCACCGGCAACGTCTACACCTACGTCTCCGCGCTGCGCCGGGCGCTGGAGCCCGGCCGCGACCGATGGGCCGCCGGGCGCACCCTGACCTCCGGCGCGGGCGGCTACCGCCTGCACGTGCCGGGTCCGGCCGTCGACGTCCACCGCTTCGAGGCGCTGCGGGAGCGCAGCCGCCGGCACCGCGCCGCCGGTGACCAGCGCGCCGAGCTGGCCGAGCTGGAGGCGGCCATGGGCCTGTGGCGGGGCGAGGCGCTGACCGGCGTCCCGGGCCGCTACGCGGAGGCGCAGCGCCTGCGCCTCACCGAGCTGCGGCTGGCCACCGCGGAGCGGCGCGCCACGCTCCTGGTCGAGCTCGGCCGGCACGACGAGGCGATCAGCACGCTGCGGATGCTCGTGACGGCGTACCCGTTGCAGGAGAACCTGCACGCCGTGCTGATGTCCGCCCTGCACGCCGCCGGCCGAAGGGCCGAGGCGTGCGAGGTGTACGACCGGCTGCGGGACCTGCTGCGGGACGAGACCGGCACCGAGCCCGGCGCGGCGCTGCGCGCCGTGCACGGCCGGGTGCTGGGCCGCGACCGCGGCGGCGCCGGCCCGGCGCCGGCCGCCGTGTTCGTCGGCCGGACGGCCGAGCTGCGACTGCTCCGCGACGCGGTCGCCGCGGCGGCGGCGGGGCGCGGCGGCAGCGTCTGGCTCAAGGGCGCGCCCGGCATGGGCAAGTCGGCCCTGCTCGCCGCGGCGCTGCGGGACGCGGCGAGGCCCGGCTGCCGGATCGGCTGGGGTGTCGGCGACGAGCTGGCCCGGCGGATGCCGCTGGGGGTGCTGCGCGAGTGCGTCGAGTCCGCAGGGGCCGGCGACGGGGAGCCACTCGCCGCCGACGGGCCCGAACCGGGCATTGTGGACCGCACCGTCGCGACGATCCGGCGTGCCGCCGCCGAGGGCCCGCTGGTCCTGGTCATCGACGACCTGGAGCTGGCGGACGACGCCACGCTGCGGGTCTGGACGGCGCTGCACGCGCTGACCGGCGAGCTGCCGCTGCTGCTCGTGGGCGCCGGCGGGCCGGCCGACGGCGACCGGCGGCTGGACGAGCTGCGCTCCCTGCACCCGGGCGAGGTGGTGCTGCCGGGGCTGACGCCGGCCGACGCGGCCGCGCTGGTCTGGCGGACGGCCGCCGGGCCGCCGGAGCCGCGGATTCTGCGGCGGCTGCTCGCCGACGCCGGCGGCAACCCCTGCTACCTGCGGCATCTCGCGGCCGGCGCGTGGCGCGAGCCCGGCGGTCCGCTGCCCGCCGAGCTGGTGGCCGCGGTCACCGCCCACCTCGGCCCGTTCGCGGAGGAGACCCGGCAGATCCTGCGGGCCGTCGCGTTCCTTGGCGCCGACTCGGGCCGTCACGTCGGGTGCACGGTGCCCGAGGTGGCCGCGGTGACCGGCCGGCCGGCGGACGAGATCCAGCGGGTGCTGGCGCCCGCGCGCGCCGCGGGCGTGCTCGGCGCCGGCCCCCGGCTCGTGTTCCGGCACCGGATCGTCGCCCGCGTCCTGCACGAGGGCACCCCGACGGCCCTGCGCCTCATGCTGCACCGCTCGTTCGCGGAGAAGGTCGCCGCCGCGGGCGGAGCGCCGGAGCTGGTGGTCGCGCAGCTGCTGGCCGGGCCGGTCCCGCCGGGCCCCTGGGCCGGCCGGTGGCTGGCCGGCCACGTCGAGCAGCTGTGGGCCCGCGCGCCGAAGCCGACGATCGCGGTGTTGCAGCGCGCCCGCGCGCAATACACCGTGGATCACGACACCCGCGTCGAGCTGACCGCCTGGCTGGCCCGGCTGCTGTTCCTTCAGGGGCACGGCGCGGTGGCCGAGGCGGGCTGGGTGGCCGCCCGGGCCACCGACCCGGCGCTGGAGGCGGAGATGCGCTGGATCGTGGCCGGGACACACGAGCGCCGCGGCGACCACGCGGCCGCCGCCGACGTGGTCCGCCTCGTGCTCGCCGCCCGCCGGGCACCGGAGCCCTGGCTCGGGCGGTTCCGGACGCTGCTCACCCGGCTGCGTACCGACCTGCCGGGCGACCCGGCCGCGCCCATCACCCGGACGGCCGGCTCCGCCGACCCGATTTCCGTTATCGGCTGA
- a CDS encoding DegT/DnrJ/EryC1/StrS family aminotransferase, translating to MLPYGRQNVTDADVEAVAAALRSDWLTTGPRVGDFERELERVAGAPCVAVINGTAALHTAYAAARIGPGDEVVTTPMTFVATASTAAMLGATVVFADVEEDTANLDPAAAEAAVTPRTRAVTAVDYAGHPAEYDQLRKVADNAGAVLIADAAHAIGSTYHGRPVGTLADLTTFSFFPTKNLTTGEGGAVAATEAGLLERARAFRTVGLVRDPARLRHPDEGGWHQEVPEFGLNYRLPDVLCALGSSQLRRLAAFKARRTTLAERYDALLAGVPGLRLPVRRAWADPMRHLYPVRIEDGRRREVYDRMRAAGIGVQVNYVPAYWHPAFEDLGYARGMCPVAERFYAEQLSLPLFVDLTDSDQDRVVEALRTILES from the coding sequence ATGCTGCCGTACGGGCGCCAGAACGTCACCGACGCCGACGTCGAGGCGGTGGCGGCGGCCCTGCGCAGCGACTGGCTCACCACCGGGCCGCGGGTCGGCGACTTCGAGCGCGAGCTCGAACGCGTCGCCGGCGCGCCCTGCGTCGCGGTCATCAACGGCACCGCGGCGCTGCACACGGCGTACGCGGCGGCGCGGATCGGCCCGGGCGACGAGGTGGTCACCACGCCGATGACGTTCGTGGCGACGGCGTCGACCGCCGCCATGCTGGGCGCGACAGTGGTCTTCGCGGACGTCGAGGAGGACACCGCCAACCTGGATCCGGCGGCGGCGGAGGCCGCGGTGACGCCGCGCACCAGGGCCGTCACGGCGGTCGACTACGCCGGGCACCCGGCCGAGTACGACCAGCTGCGCAAGGTGGCCGACAACGCAGGCGCGGTGCTCATCGCGGACGCCGCGCACGCCATCGGGTCGACGTACCACGGTCGGCCGGTCGGCACCCTCGCCGACCTCACCACGTTCTCCTTCTTCCCGACGAAGAACCTGACCACCGGCGAGGGCGGCGCGGTCGCCGCCACCGAAGCCGGGCTGCTGGAGCGGGCGCGCGCGTTCCGGACCGTCGGCCTGGTGCGGGACCCGGCCCGCCTGCGCCACCCGGACGAGGGCGGCTGGCACCAGGAGGTGCCGGAGTTCGGCCTCAACTACCGGCTGCCGGACGTGCTCTGCGCGCTGGGCAGCTCCCAGCTGCGCCGGCTGGCCGCGTTCAAGGCACGCCGGACGACCCTCGCGGAGCGCTACGACGCCCTGCTGGCGGGGGTGCCGGGGCTGCGGCTGCCGGTCCGGCGCGCGTGGGCCGACCCGATGCGCCACCTGTACCCGGTACGGATCGAGGACGGCCGCCGCCGCGAGGTGTACGACCGGATGCGCGCGGCCGGGATCGGCGTGCAGGTCAACTACGTGCCCGCCTACTGGCATCCGGCGTTCGAGGACCTCGGGTACGCCCGCGGCATGTGCCCGGTCGCCGAGCGCTTCTACGCCGAGCAGCTGTCGCTGCCGCTCTTCGTCGACCTCACCGACTCGGACCAGGACCGGGTCGTCGAAGCCCTGCGCACCATTCTGGAGAGCTGA
- a CDS encoding TetR/AcrR family transcriptional regulator: protein MTAGGIRDRFRAQMRQEVKDAALRQLAEGGPQALSINAIAKELGVSGPALYRYFAGRDELLTELILDAYADLTSAVSAAPRRMPDLAAAYRAWAIANPHRYRLLFGAPLPGYDAHDERLVAAAREAMDVLFAFAGPGREPEPPLAEALRAWAGGVDPAVALHAVTAWSRLHGFVSLEIEGNFLSMGLDPGPLFAAEVEALK from the coding sequence ATGACGGCAGGGGGGATCAGAGACCGGTTCCGCGCGCAGATGCGCCAGGAGGTCAAGGACGCGGCGCTGCGGCAGCTCGCGGAGGGCGGCCCGCAGGCGCTGTCCATCAACGCGATCGCCAAGGAACTGGGCGTCTCCGGCCCCGCGCTCTACCGCTACTTCGCCGGCCGCGACGAGCTGCTCACCGAGCTCATCCTGGACGCGTACGCCGACCTGACCAGCGCGGTGTCGGCCGCACCGCGACGGATGCCGGACCTGGCGGCCGCGTACCGGGCCTGGGCGATCGCCAACCCGCACCGCTACCGGCTGCTCTTCGGCGCTCCGCTGCCCGGCTACGACGCGCACGACGAGCGCCTGGTCGCCGCGGCGCGGGAGGCGATGGACGTGCTGTTCGCCTTCGCCGGTCCCGGGCGGGAGCCGGAGCCGCCGCTCGCCGAGGCGCTGCGCGCCTGGGCCGGCGGGGTCGACCCGGCGGTGGCGCTGCACGCGGTCACCGCGTGGAGCCGCCTGCACGGCTTCGTCAGCCTGGAGATCGAGGGCAACTTCCTCTCGATGGGGCTCGACCCCGGCCCGTTGTTCGCGGCCGAGGTCGAGGCGCTCAAATAG
- a CDS encoding S66 family peptidase encodes MRPEFTDPPKLAAGDRIAVLSPAFAAPALFPELHEQSLLRLRRDFQLEPVEFPSTRRHSSARERAEDLMAAYADPSIRAVLATIGGDDQITVLRHLDPKPFLADPKPFFGFSDNTNVLNWLWSHGVAAYHGMSTMMHIARGAGVQPIAAESLRAALFTGGDVEIRAVERFSDEEIPWTDPASLTRSATPYDSPGRVWHQADRVVSAPTWGGCLEILHWTLAAGRWVRPVEDYAGCVLLLETSEEMPPADEVFRMLRNFGERGLLEQFPAILVGTAKGTVFNNPKPMAERVRYREEQRAAVLRALADYHPGAMVVFGVDFGHTDPQWVLPYGGRITVDGPARRITAHY; translated from the coding sequence ATGCGCCCAGAGTTCACCGACCCACCGAAGCTTGCCGCCGGCGACCGGATCGCGGTCTTGTCGCCCGCCTTCGCCGCGCCCGCACTCTTCCCCGAGCTGCACGAGCAGTCCCTGCTCCGCCTGCGCAGGGACTTTCAGCTGGAGCCGGTCGAGTTCCCCAGCACCCGGCGACATTCGTCGGCGCGGGAGCGCGCGGAGGACCTCATGGCCGCCTATGCCGACCCGTCGATCCGGGCCGTCCTCGCCACGATCGGCGGCGACGACCAGATCACCGTGCTGCGGCACCTCGACCCGAAGCCGTTCCTCGCCGACCCCAAGCCGTTCTTCGGCTTCTCGGACAACACCAACGTGCTGAACTGGCTCTGGTCACACGGCGTCGCCGCCTATCACGGCATGTCCACGATGATGCACATCGCCCGCGGCGCGGGCGTACAGCCGATCGCCGCCGAGTCCCTGCGCGCCGCGCTCTTCACCGGCGGCGACGTCGAGATCCGCGCGGTCGAGCGGTTCAGCGACGAGGAGATCCCGTGGACCGACCCGGCGTCGCTCACCCGGTCGGCCACCCCGTACGACAGCCCCGGGCGGGTGTGGCACCAGGCCGACCGCGTGGTCTCCGCGCCGACCTGGGGCGGCTGCCTCGAGATCCTGCACTGGACGCTGGCCGCCGGCCGCTGGGTCCGCCCGGTCGAGGACTACGCCGGGTGCGTGCTGCTGCTGGAGACCTCCGAGGAGATGCCCCCGGCCGACGAGGTGTTCCGGATGCTGCGGAACTTCGGCGAGCGCGGGCTGCTCGAGCAGTTCCCGGCGATCCTGGTCGGCACCGCCAAGGGCACCGTCTTCAACAACCCGAAACCGATGGCGGAGCGGGTCCGCTACCGCGAAGAGCAGCGCGCCGCCGTGCTGCGGGCGCTGGCGGACTACCACCCCGGCGCGATGGTCGTCTTCGGCGTGGACTTCGGGCACACCGACCCGCAGTGGGTGCTGCCGTACGGCGGGCGGATCACCGTCGACGGCCCGGCCCGGCGGATCACCGCGCACTACTGA
- a CDS encoding PseG/SpsG family protein: MTVGIRCDAGPRTGAGHLVRCVALAEELTARGAAVHFLSDLGGLAWAEQQLTARGLPWHPAPYDAVGLVAAAGRLGLDALVVDSYELPPAQSRAVRASGRTVVAIVDGDPRGQDADIYVDQNLGAELQHPPLAPGVVRLAGLEFALLRRAVRDLRPDSAPVAGPARTPEVVAVFGATDAYRAAPVAARLLIRTGAAYAATIVAADDDLRRELVALEPGPGQRIEVIAPTDDLPKLLAGADLAISASGTSTWELLCLGLPAALLWVVENQIIGYERTTARGLAAGLGHLPALTSSPIESAAAVDTLRRLLVSPAERAALAERAWAAVNGRGTARVADALLDHLRRR, encoded by the coding sequence ATCACCGTGGGTATCCGCTGCGATGCCGGGCCACGCACCGGCGCCGGCCACCTCGTACGCTGCGTCGCCCTGGCCGAGGAGCTGACCGCGCGCGGCGCCGCCGTGCACTTCCTGAGCGACCTCGGCGGCCTCGCGTGGGCGGAACAACAGCTGACCGCCCGGGGCCTGCCCTGGCATCCGGCGCCCTACGACGCCGTCGGGCTGGTCGCGGCGGCCGGCCGGCTCGGCCTGGACGCGCTGGTCGTCGACTCGTACGAGCTGCCGCCGGCGCAGTCGCGCGCGGTGCGGGCGAGCGGGCGGACCGTTGTCGCGATCGTCGACGGCGACCCGCGCGGCCAGGACGCGGACATCTATGTGGACCAGAACCTCGGCGCCGAGCTGCAGCACCCGCCGCTCGCGCCGGGCGTGGTCCGGCTGGCGGGGCTCGAGTTCGCGCTGCTGCGCCGGGCGGTCCGCGACCTGCGCCCGGACTCCGCGCCCGTCGCCGGCCCGGCCCGTACCCCCGAGGTGGTCGCCGTCTTCGGCGCGACCGACGCGTACCGGGCGGCCCCGGTCGCGGCCCGGCTGCTGATCCGGACCGGGGCCGCCTACGCGGCAACGATCGTCGCCGCCGACGACGACCTGCGCCGCGAGCTGGTCGCGCTGGAGCCGGGGCCCGGCCAGCGGATCGAGGTGATCGCGCCGACGGACGACCTGCCCAAGCTGCTCGCCGGCGCCGATCTGGCGATCAGCGCCAGCGGCACCTCGACCTGGGAGCTGCTCTGCCTCGGCCTGCCCGCCGCCCTGCTCTGGGTCGTCGAAAACCAGATCATCGGGTACGAACGGACGACCGCACGCGGTCTCGCGGCCGGCCTCGGGCACCTGCCGGCGCTGACCTCGTCGCCGATCGAGTCGGCCGCGGCCGTCGACACGCTCCGCCGGCTGCTGGTGAGCCCGGCCGAGCGGGCGGCGCTGGCCGAGCGGGCCTGGGCGGCCGTCAACGGGCGCGGCACCGCCCGGGTCGCGGACGCGCTGCTCGACCACCTGCGCCGGCGGTAG